In Miscanthus floridulus cultivar M001 chromosome 8, ASM1932011v1, whole genome shotgun sequence, the sequence CTACCCGCTGTTTAAAGAGTAGTACCTTTGTAGAGAAGTTTTTGCAGGCTATTGTTAGCCGCAAACTCGTAGATTAAAAATAAACGTTCACCTTCAAAGCAATGCCCAAATAGCTTTAATATGTTGTCAGGGCCCAGGTCTACCACAAGAGAGATTTCCCTCTCAAAATCTTTAATGTCCCTCTTCAAATTCTTCAGCATTTTCACAGCAACTTCCCTGCCATTTTTAAGTACGCCCTGTGCCAATAGTTGCATTATTGTGAGAGAGTATCAATAAGCCATTAAAACAGTGTTTTTAGGGTTCTTATGAGTTAGAGCAGTGGAGGATCCAGGAAAAAATTTAGGGGGCTGAACAAAAGTGCGACAGCAACATACCTTCGActactgctcgatcttaagtctcagccccacctACACGATAGAACTTTGCCAAAAATATTCATGGGGGATCTAGGGCTTTGGTATCGGAagggggggctagagccccctaATGTGCATGCACCGCAGCGCCTGTTGCATCGCCTGCTCCTGTCCTTCCACACCTAGGTCAGCATGCATGACATTTTTCGCTCTCTTATCCATCTAGAGATACCCAACTTGCACACATGCCACCCATCACTATCAATTCGGGTGTAGAACCAGTTGGAGCTAGCTTATCAACCAACAACTCCATAAGCACTCACATGTTCAACAAGGCATTCAAAGTTTTTCCCTCAAATGAATGTATCCTGTGTCCGCTGATGATCTCCAGCAACATCACGCTGTACCTGTATACACCTGCTTTCTTTGATAGAAAAACCTTGGGGCCACTCCAGCACTCTGGTGCGATGTACCCACTGCacaacaagcatgcataggtgtAAAAAAAATGCCCAATTTGATTTTCATTTTGACGGTTAACAATTACCATTCTTAAAAATAATGGTGAAACTGTTGGTTGCTTATGTACTTACGCTGTCTCGGCTGCCTTTTTGGTAGTCTGGTGGGTATTACGACTATCACAAATCCTCATCAAGTCAAAATCTGCTATCTTTGGAATAAAGTCCTTGTCAAGAAGCACATTCTCTGGTTTAAGATCTCTGTGAAGCATATTTTTGCCGTGGAGATAGCAAAGCCATTGAGCTATCCGTAGAATGATGTTGAACATCATTTGCCACTCTAGCTTTTGTTATCATGAAGATGCTACATTTGAAAGCCAAATTTATTAGATTTTTAACCTTGATAATCTTCTACCCGCTGCTTAAAGAGTAGTACCTTTGTAGAGAAGATTTTGCAGGCTATTGTTAGCCGCAAACTCGTAGATTAAAAATAAACGTTCACCTTCAAAGCAATGCCCAAATAGCTTTAATATGTTGTCAGGGCCCAGGTCTACCACAAGAGAGATTTCCGTCTCAAAATCTTTAATGTCCCTCTTCAAATTCTTCAGCATTTTCACAGCAACTTCCCTGCCATTTTTAAGTACGCCCTGTGCCAATAGTTGCATTATTGTGAGAGAGTATCAATAAGCCATTAAAATAGTGTTTTTAGGGTTCTTATGAGTTAgagcagtggcggatccaggaaaAAATTTAGGGGGCTAAACAAAAGTACGACAGCAACATACCTTTGActactgctcgatcttaagtctcagccccacctATACGATAGAACTTTGCCAAAAATATTCATGGGGGATCTAGGGCTTTGGTATCGGAagggggggctagagccccccaaTGTGCACGCACCGCAGCGCCTGTTGCATCGCCTGCTCCTGTCCTTCCACACCTAGGTCAGCATGCATGACATTTTTCGCTCTCTTATCCATCCAGAGATACCCAACCTGCACACATGCCACCCATCACTATCAATTCGGGTGTAGAACCAGTTGGAGCTAGCTTATCAACCAACAACTCCATAAGCACTCACATGTTCAACAAGGCATTCAAAGTTTTTCCCTCAAATGAATGTATCCTGTGTCCGCGGATGATCTCCAGCAACATCATGTTGTACCTATATACATTTGCTTTCTTTGACAGAAAAACGTTGGGGCCACTCCAGCACTCTGGTGCGATGTACCGACTGCACTACAAGCATGTATAGGTGTCAAAAAATGCCCAATTTGATTTTCATTTTGACGGTTAAGAGTTAGCATTCTTAATAATAATGGTGAAACTATTCGTTGCTTATGTACTTACGCAGTCCTAGCTGCCTTTTTGGTAGTCTGGTGGGTATTGCGACTATCACAAAGGCTCATCAAGTCAAAATCTGCTTTCTTTGGAATAAAGTCCTTGTCAAGAAGCACATTCTCTGGTTTAAGATCTCTATGAAGCATATTTTTGCCGTGGAGATAGCAAAGCCCTTGAGCTATCCGCAGAATGGTGTTGAACATAAATTCCAACTCTAGCTTTTGTCCTTGTGAAGATGCTACATTTGAAAGCCAAATTTATTAGATTTTTAACCTTGATAATCTTCTACCCGCTGTTTAAAGAGTAGTACCTTTGTAGAGAAGTTTTTGCAGGCTATTGTTAGCCGCAAACTCATAGATTAAAAATCTACATTCACCTTCAAAGCAACGCCCAAATAGCTTTAGTATGTTGTCATGGCGTAGGTCTGCCACAAGAGAGATTTCCCTCTTAAAATCTTTAATGTCCCTCTTCAAATCCTTCAGCATTTTTACATCCACTTCCCTGCCATTTTCAAGTACGCCCTGTGCCAATAGTTACATTATTGTGAGAGAGTATCAATAAGCCATTAAAATGGTTTTTTAGGGTTCTTATGAGTTAGAGCAGCGACGGATCTAGGAAAAAATTTAGGGGGGGCTGAACAAAAGTGTGACAGCAACATACCtccgactgctgctcgatcttaagtctcagccccacctACACGATAGAACTTTGCCAAAAAATTCACGGGGGCTCTAGGGCTCTGGTATCGgtagggggggctcgagcccccccaaCGTGCACGCACCACAGCGCCTGTTGCATCGCCTGCTCCTATCCTTCCACACCTAGGTCAGCATGCACGACATTTTTCATTCTCTTATCCGTCCAGAGCTACCCAACCTGCACACATGCCACCCATCACTATCAATTCTGGTGTAGAACCAGTTAGAGCTAGCTTATCAACCAGCAACTCCATAAGCACTCACATGTTCAACAAGGCATTCAAAGTTTTTTCCCTCAAATGAATGTGTCCTGCGTCCGCTGATGATCTCCAGCAACATCACGCCGTAGCTGTATACATCTACTTTTTTTGACAGAAAAACCTTGGGGCCATTCCAACACTCTGGTGCGATGTACCCACTACacaacaagcatgcataggtgtCAAAAAATGCCCAATTTGATTTTCATTTTGACGGTTAACAGTTACCATTCTAAATAATAATGGTGAAACTGTTGGTTGCTTATGTACTTACGCTGTCCTGGCTGCCTTTTTGGTAGTCTGGTGGGTATTGCGACTATCACAAAGGCTCATCAAGTCAAAATCTGCTATCTTCAGAATAAAGTCCTTGTCAAGAAGCACATTCTCTGGTTTAAGATCTCTGTGAAGCATATTTTTGCCATGGGGAAAGCAAAGCCCTTCAGCTATCCGTAGAATGATGTTGAACATCAATTCCCACTCTAGCTTTTGTCCTCATGAAGATGCTACATTTGAAAGCCAAATTTATTAGATTTTTAACCTTGATAATCTTCTACCCGCTGTTTAAAGAGTAGTACCTTTGTAGAGAAGTTTTTGTAGGCTATTGTTACCCGCAACCTCGTAGATTAAAAATCTACATTCACCTTCAAAGCAATGCCCAAATAGCTTTAATATGTTGTCATGACGCAGGTCTGCCACAAGAGAGATTTCCCTCTCAAAATCTTTAATGTCCCTCTTCAAATTCTTCGAAATTTTGATAGCAACTTCCCAGAAATTTTAAGTACGCCCTGTGCCAATAGTTACATTATTGTGAGAGAGTATCAATAAGCCATTAAACAGTGTTTTTAGGGTTCTTATGAGTTAGAGTAGCGGTGGATCCAGGAAAAAATTTAGGGGGGGCTAACCAAAAGTGCGACAGCAACGTACCTCTGActactgctcgatcttaagtctcaaccccacctacacaatagaactttgccaaaaaaaaatccaTGGGGGCTCCAGGGCTCCGGTATCGgaaggggggctcgagccccccccaaCGTGCACGCACTGCAGCACCTGTTGCATTGCCTGATCCTATCCTTCCACACCTAGGTCAACATGCATGACATTTTTCGCTCTCTTATCCATCTAGAGCTACCCAACCTGCACACAAGCCACCCATCACTATCAATTCAGGTGTAGAACTAGTTGGAGCTAGCTTATCAACCAACAAGTCCATAAGCACTCACATGTTCAACAAGGCATTCAAAGTTTTTTTCCCTCAAATGAATGTGTCTTGCGTGCACTGATGATCTCCAGCAACATCACGCCGTAGCTATATACATCTGCTTTCTTTGATAAAAAAACCTTGGGGCCATTCCAGCACTCTGGTGTGATGTACCCACTGCacaacaagcatgcataggtgtAAAAAAATGCCCAATTTGATTTTCATTTTAACGGTTAACAGTTAGCATTCTTAATAATAATGGTGAAACTGTTGGTTGCTTATGTACTTACACTGTCCTGGCTGCCTTTTTGGTAGTCTTGTGGGTATTGCGACTATAACAAATCCTCATCAAGTCGAAATCTGCTATCTTCAAAAAAAGTCCTTGTCAAGAAGCACATTCTCTGGTTTAAGATCTCTGTGAAGCATATTTTTGCCATGGGGATAGCAAAGCCCTTGAGCTATTCATAGAATGATGTTGAACATCAATTCCCACTCTAGCTTTTGTCCTCATGAAGATGCTACATTTGAAAGCCAAATTTATTAGATTTTTAACCTTGATAATCTTCTACCCGTTGTTTAAACAGTAGTACCTTTATAGAGAAGTTTTTGTAGGCTATTGTTAGCCGCAAACTCGTAGATTAAAAATCTACATTCACCTTCAAAGCAATGCCCAAATAGCTTTAATATGTTGTCATGGCGCAGGTCTGCCACAAGAGAGATTTCCCTCTCAAAATCTTTAATGTCCCTCTTCAAATTCTTCAGCATTTTGATAGCAACTTCCTTGCCATTTTAAGTACACCCTATGACAATAGTTACATTATTGTGAGAGAGTATCAATAAGCCATTAAAATAGTGTTTTTAGGGTTCTTATGAGTTAGAGTAGCGGCGGATTCAGGAAAAAATTTAGGGGGGGCTAACCAAAAGTACGACAGCAACATACCTCCGActactgctcgatcttaagtctcagccccacctacacgatagaactttgccaaaaaaattcatggGGTTCCACGACTCTAGTATTGgaaggggggctcgagcccccccaaCATGCACGCACCGCAACGCCTGTTTCATTGCCTGATCCTATCCTTCCACACCTAGGTCGGCATGCATGACATTTTTCGCTCTCTTATCCATCCAGAGCTACCCAACCTACACACATGCCACCCATCACTATCAATTCAGGTGTAGAAGCAGTTGGAGCTAGCTTATCTACCAGCAACTCCATAAGCACTCACATGTTCAACAAGGCATTCAAAGTTTTTCCCTCAAATGAATGTGTCATGCGTCCACTGATGATCTCCAGCAACATCTTACCTTAGCTGTATACATCTACTTTCTTTGATAGAAAAACCTTGGGGCCACTCCAGCACTCTAGTGCGATGTACCAACTGCACTACAAGCATGCATAGGTGTCAAAAAATGCCCAATTTGATTTTCATTTTTACGGTTAACAGTTACCATTCTTAATAATAATGGAGAAACTGTTGGTTGCTTATGTACTTACGCTATACCGGCAGCCTTTTTGGTAGTCTGGTGGGTATTGCGACTATCACAAATCCTCATCAAGTTGAAATCTGCTATCTTCGGAATAAAGTCCTTGTCAAGCAGCACATTCTCCGATTTAAGATCTCTATGAAGCATATTTTTGCCGTGGAGATAGCAAAGCCCTTGAGCTATCCGTAGAATGAT encodes:
- the LOC136468584 gene encoding uncharacterized protein — its product is MFNIILRIAEGLCFPHGKNMLHRDLKPENVLLDKDFILKIADFDLMSLCDSRNTHQTTKKAARTAGYIAPECWNGPKVFLSKKVDVYSYGVMLLEIISGRRTHSFEGKNFECLVEHVGLRLKIEQQSEGVLENGREVDVKMLKDLKRDIKDFKREISLVADLRHDNILKLFGRCFEASSQGQKLELEFMFNTILRIAQGLCYLHGKNMLHRDLKPENVLLDKDFIPKKADFDLMSLCDSRNTHQTTKKAARTARYIAPECWSGPNVFLSKKANGVLKNGREVAVKMLKNLKRDIKDFETEISLVVDLGPDNILKLFGHCFEAQWLCYLHGKNMLHRDLKPENVLLDKDFIPKIADFDLMRICDSRNTHQTTKKAAETAGYIAPECWSGPKVFLSKKAGVYRDLKPENVLLDKDFIPKIADFDLMRICDSRNTHQTTKKAAGIAGYIAPECWSGPKVFLSKKADVGLRLKIEQQSQGVLENGREVAVKMLKDLKRDIKDFEREISLVADLCHDNILKLFGHCFEVGTSHQSAGVAPRFFLSKKADVGLRIKIEQQSKGVLENGREVAVKMLKNLKRDIKDFEREISLVVDLRHDNILKLFGHCFEASSRGQKLEWELMFNIILRIAQGLCYLHGKNMLHRDLKPKNVLLDKDFILKIADFDLMRICDSRNTHQTTKKAAGTAGYIVPECWNGPKVFLSKKADVYSYGVMLLEIISGRRTHSFEGKTLNALLNMSLMKLWKLKDFPSSLT